The window cctaACCGTTGCATTAAGTAAATTAAAAGCCTTGCAAAGGGTAGAgtgcagaagaaaaaaaaataggagtgaATCATTTTCCAAGAGAAAAATAAGTGACTCTCTGTTAGTAGGAACGAACCTTtgttccttttgtcaatttttcTTTAGTCGACTATATTGTCAAACCAAACACCTATGGTAGGAGAAATTCTTTAGTTAAGATGACTAGACCAAGTGATTAATTGACATAACCCACATCGGAGGACGAGACCAAAATACTAGTAGGAAGTAACTCAGTCGGAATGAACTAATCCGAAATGCGATCGAGTGAGAAACTCATTTGGCAGCCAAAAAAAGAACTCCTGTAGCTGATTTTTGTTACAACCACACCAAGCTTTTGAGTAAAAACTACATTGGTTATATCAACTCATGTTCTTGTCACTGCATCTGTAGCACGGATCTCAAAGTAATCATCCAGGCTGTGTACAGTTCCATTTGCACAAATTTACGaaacccatatatatatagtgtGTGGCTTTATTGAACcatattcatcttttttttttcaatacaaatgaatattttaatgattttggatttatcttatttttttgcaagaatgatttATGAATGATATACTAAAATATAGAtgattcggatcgttgaaaatATTACAAAGTAGACCCTACAAAATGGGTGTCAAACTATGTGTCTAAAATGAATGTCAAAATATGTGTCTAAAGTGAGGGACAACATGTGGTGTTATTCCACAACTTTTTTTAACGATccatatgtatatatgcatataGTGGGCGTGTTGGGACAAAATTGAGGTGAGTTAATCATATTTCTTGTGTGTTAATACATCTAAGCAAAATTTTAGGTGAACTCGTAATGTTCTTGGACAACTCAATTTGTTATGACAAGAAACCAGATGGAACTGGGCTGTTAGACCCACCTTGACTACTTACAGTCCATTGCTTTTTTACGTACCTTATCATAAGGAGGCATCATCATTATCTTTCATACTATATCGTCCATTGCTTTTCTGCATACCTTATCATAAGGAGGCATCATCATTATCTTTCGTACTATCTCAATTCCCCTGCACTTACCTcatcaagaaagaaagaaagaagatggATGACCTTGCATTTTCGTTGGCAAACAGACTCATTGAAAAGCTCATCTCCATTGCTTCTGAGGAGATTTGCTTGGCGTGGGGCGTTAAAGCGAATGTGCAGAAGCTTGGACGCACCATGTCGACCATCAAAGACGTCCTCTTGGATGCCGAAGAGAAGCAAGCACATAACAGTGAGCTACGCAGTTGGCTACAACAACTTAAAGATGTGTTCCTTGATGCGGAGGATCTGTTGGACGCGTTTGAGTGCGAAGCTTTGCGAAGGCAAGTGGTTCATGGCAGTGGCACAAATAGAAAGGTACGCCATTTCTTTTCCCGCTCTAATCCAGTTGCATTCCGCTTGCGAGTAGGTCATGGAATTAAGAAGATAAGAGAAAGGTTACATGAGCTTAAAGACGATAAGAATTTTGCTGATCATGGGAGGGAGAATAGGAATACGACCCACTCCTTTGTCCGTGCTTCGGAGGTTATTGGTAGagaaacagaaaaaaataaGGTTGTTGATCTTCTAATGGTACAAGGCAATGATCATCAAAGTGAGGATAATGGGAATGTATCTGTTATTCCGATAGTGGGATTTGGAGGTTTAGGGAAGACCACACTTGCCAAGTTGGTGTACAATGATGAGAGAGTCGTTGGGAGTTTTGAATTAAGAATGTGGCAGTCTGTGACAGTGGACTTTGATGTTACTAGATTGACAAGAGAGATCCTCGGCTCTGCATTAGGTACGAAGATCAGTGAAGGGTCGTCTCTGGATCAGTTACAAGAACAACTACGAGACGCTTTAAAGGATAAGAAATTTCTACTTGTCTTGGATGATGTGTGGAACGAAGATTGTATCAAATGGAGCGAGTTGAGAGATTTGTTGATAGAGGGGGCCAAGGTGGGAACTAAGATTTTGGTGACGACACGGAATATCTCAGTTGCTTCAATCATGGGGACAGTTGgaaacataaatttagacattctCTCTTTTGAGGATTGTTTGTCTTTGTTTGTAAAGTGTGCATTTAAAGAAGGACAAGAAAGACATCATCCAAGCCTTTATGAAATGGGAAAAGATATTGTAAGAAAGTGCGGAGGGGTTCCCTTAGCTGTGAAAACCTTAGGGAGTCAACTTTACTCAAAGACTGATGAGCGTCAATGGAGATTGATTAGAGATTCTGAGATATGGGAACTAGAACGAGATGGAGTTGGTCACATTCTACCAGCTTTGAGAGTGAGTTATACTCAATTGCCCTCTCATTTGAAACAGTGTCTTGCTTCTTGTTCAATTCTTTCAAAGAATTACATTGAATTTGATAGCAGGGAAGTGATCAATCATTGGATGGCACATGGAATCCTTGAATCTCGTGATCATGGGAATATGGAGTTGGAAGATGTTGGTGAGCTATATTTCAAAGAGTTATGGGAGAGATCTTTCTTTCAAAATGTTAATGATCACATTTTCTTCTATAATTTTGATATGCATGATCTCATCCACGACCTTGTACAGTTAGTCACACAAGGTGAGAGTTTTACAGTAGACTCTGCATGCACCAAAGGCATCCCTGAAAATGTTAGGCATCTTACAATTttggaaattggccaaaatgtTTCAACAGCCTTGCAAAAGTTGAACAAAGTGCGAGGTACCGAGTTGTATAACTATTGATGGATCCTTCCTCTGCACATGCATTTCAAGATTCAAATATCTGCGGGTGCTTAAGTTTGTCAATGTATCAGTGGAAGTGTTGCCAAATTCCATTGGTTCTTTGAAGCATTTGAGAAGCCTGGACTTCTATCAAAGTGAAGGAATCACCGAACTACCCAATTCATTTTGTGAGTTGCAGAGCTTGCAAAGTCTGAGTCTCGGTGGATGTGTGAATCTTGAAGTGTTGCCTAGAGACATGAGGAAGTTGATCAGCCTTAGATACCTTGAATTAACCACAAAACAATCAAGTTTTCCAGAGAATGGAGTGGGATGCTTGACATCACTTCGATATCTTTGTATTCAGGATTGTAGTTATCTAACGTGTTTGCCGCATGATACGAGTTATCTTGCGTCATTATGCACTCTGACCATACTTAATTGTAAACAACTTGATTTGGTGATGGAAAACTATCAAGTAATTCCACTAAGGCTCAAAAAATTGGGGATTGTAGGATTCCCACGAATGGTGGCATTGCCTGAATGGTTTCAAGGAGCCACAAACACACTACAAGACTTGGTTATTGGGGATTGTGAGAATTTGGAGGCATTACCTGGGTGGTTGACGAGTTTCACATCGCTTAGAATGGTTGGCCTCAAATCATGTCCCAAACTGTTGTCTTTGCCAGAGAAGATGCATCGCCTCACTGCCTTAACAACACTTAGAATCAGAAAGTGTCCTGATCTGGAGAGGAGATGCCAGCGCGACACAGGAGAAGATTGGCCAAAGATTTCTCATGTTCCAAATGTTGATTTTGAATAGAATCATGGGCACTGTCTTTAATGCCTCTCAGTTTCtctgtttgtgtttgtgtttgtttttgtATAGTCtaatattttcttgtttttgggtTGCTTGTATTTTGTTCAGGTCGATGTAAATtgtgttgatttattatttcagtAGATTTAAGCATGCGTGCAAacgtgtgttttttttttttttttttttttgcttagaTGCGTGCAAACATGTTGGTTTATTGGAATATTACTCCATTTCATTCAACCTTTTCTTACATCAGACTCCTTCCTTATCAGTCATACTTTCAGTCAACCTTACTTCACTATTTTGCTTGACTAGTTGTTTTTAGGAAGCTCAAGTTTTTCAGAAGCGGTATTCACCGATTAGTAAATCCGACGGTAAGTGATTTCACCATCATCAAACTAGGCGAAAGTATCCAAGGAATTCAGCATTTAATTAGGCATATACAAAGCCGTTCCATTGTTACAACTGGTAGTTAAAGCTTGGCCATGGCACAGGGGGCTTCCCTTCTAGTTTTTGGTTGACCACAAGCTTTAATTATGCaaatcaaaagcttcacaaacaGAAGCTGCAGTTTTTGTATATGCGAAATCGAATTCTCAGAAGCACTA is drawn from Malus domestica chromosome 14, GDT2T_hap1 and contains these coding sequences:
- the LOC103454448 gene encoding disease resistance protein RGA2-like, whose protein sequence is MDDLAFSLANRLIEKLISIASEEICLAWGVKANVQKLGRTMSTIKDVLLDAEEKQAHNSELRSWLQQLKDVFLDAEDLLDAFECEALRRQVVHGSGTNRKVRHFFSRSNPVAFRLRVGHGIKKIRERLHELKDDKNFADHGRENRNTTHSFVRASEVIGRETEKNKVVDLLMVQGNDHQSEDNGNVSVIPIVGFGGLGKTTLAKLVYNDERVVGSFELRMWQSVTVDFDVTRLTREILGSALGTKISEGSSLDQLQEQLRDALKDKKFLLVLDDVWNEDCIKWSELRDLLIEGAKVGTKILVTTRNISVASIMGTVGNINLDILSFEDCLSLFVKCAFKEGQERHHPSLYEMGKDIVRKCGGVPLAVKTLGSQLYSKTDERQWRLIRDSEIWELERDGVGHILPALRVSYTQLPSHLKQCLASCSILSKNYIEFDSREVINHWMAHGILESRDHGNMELEDVGELYFKELWERSFFQNVNDHIFFYNFDMHDLIHDLVQLVTQGESFTVDSACTKGIPENVRHLTILEIGQNVSTALQKLNKVRVEVLPNSIGSLKHLRSLDFYQSEGITELPNSFCELQSLQSLSLGGCVNLEVLPRDMRKLISLRYLELTTKQSSFPENGVGCLTSLRYLCIQDCSYLTCLPHDTSYLASLCTLTILNCKQLDLVMENYQVIPLRLKKLGIVGFPRMVALPEWFQGATNTLQDLVIGDCENLEALPGWLTSFTSLRMVGLKSCPKLLSLPEKMHRLTALTTLRIRKCPDLERRCQRDTGEDWPKISHVPNVDFE